From the Psychrobacillus sp. FSL K6-4046 genome, one window contains:
- a CDS encoding TIGR01777 family oxidoreductase: MRVAITGGTGFVGRALTELLQQKGHEAIILSRSSSHSANNVTYINWLTNNSKPEVYLEGIDAIVNLAGESINNGRWTEKQKAKIYDSRMEATDEVIRIIQVLKKKPEVLINASAIGIYPASNTEVYNEQSTQQGHDILAKTVADWEQKALTAEQLGVRVALGRFGIILDRKEGALPLMALPYKMFVGGPIGKGDNWMSWVHIQDVASSLFYAIEHNIQGPFNIVAPDPRRMDEFSKTLAKVLNKPHYFPVPAFALRLVLGEKSQLVLEGQKVVPDVLIANGFSFKYPELTSALTNIYSQ, encoded by the coding sequence ATGAGAGTAGCAATTACTGGTGGAACTGGTTTTGTAGGTAGGGCTTTGACTGAGCTACTGCAGCAAAAGGGACATGAGGCTATTATTTTATCACGGTCGAGCTCGCACTCAGCAAACAATGTTACTTATATTAACTGGCTTACAAATAATTCTAAACCTGAGGTATATTTAGAAGGTATTGATGCAATAGTAAATCTTGCTGGAGAATCTATAAACAACGGTAGATGGACAGAAAAGCAAAAAGCAAAAATTTATGATAGTAGGATGGAAGCTACTGATGAAGTCATACGTATTATACAAGTATTAAAGAAAAAACCCGAAGTTTTGATCAATGCAAGTGCTATTGGAATTTATCCAGCTTCCAATACAGAAGTTTATAATGAACAATCAACACAACAGGGTCATGATATTCTAGCCAAAACAGTTGCAGATTGGGAGCAAAAGGCATTAACTGCAGAGCAGCTTGGAGTCCGCGTAGCTTTAGGTCGATTTGGGATTATATTAGATAGAAAAGAAGGAGCACTTCCCTTAATGGCATTACCTTATAAAATGTTTGTTGGTGGTCCAATTGGAAAGGGAGATAATTGGATGTCATGGGTTCATATCCAAGATGTTGCTAGTTCCCTGTTTTACGCTATTGAACATAATATTCAAGGACCTTTTAATATAGTTGCACCAGATCCTCGAAGGATGGATGAATTTAGTAAAACATTGGCTAAAGTATTAAATAAACCTCATTACTTCCCAGTACCTGCATTTGCTTTGAGGCTAGTGCTTGGTGAAAAAAGTCAGCTTGTCTTAGAAGGGCAAAAAGTAGTTCCAGACGTATTAATAGCTAATGGCTTTTCCTTTAAATACCCAGAACTTACGAGCGCATTGACTAATATATATAGTCAGTAA
- a CDS encoding DUF1456 family protein, with the protein MENNDILIRLRYALDIKNKEMVEIFKLGGIEISKEDVLKLLTKSKDHFDNEYEDDIEDDDNQIKCNNKTLEAFLNGLITFKRGPQEPKPGQPVAPPSTSGSTESVNNMLLKKVKIALALTSEDMIDILEEARVAITKSELSAILRKEGHRNYKECGDKFARNFLKGLAIKYRG; encoded by the coding sequence ATGGAAAATAACGACATATTAATACGTTTGCGATACGCTTTAGATATCAAGAACAAAGAAATGGTAGAAATCTTTAAGCTTGGTGGTATAGAAATTTCAAAAGAAGATGTGTTGAAGCTTTTAACTAAATCCAAGGATCACTTTGATAATGAATATGAAGATGATATTGAGGATGATGACAATCAAATCAAGTGCAACAATAAAACGTTAGAAGCCTTTTTAAATGGTCTTATTACTTTTAAAAGAGGACCCCAGGAGCCAAAGCCAGGACAACCAGTGGCCCCTCCCTCTACATCTGGTAGTACAGAAAGTGTTAATAACATGCTTCTAAAAAAAGTAAAGATTGCACTTGCTTTAACAAGTGAGGACATGATTGATATCTTGGAGGAAGCTAGAGTGGCTATCACGAAAAGCGAACTAAGTGCCATCCTACGCAAGGAAGGCCACCGTAACTATAAAGAATGTGGCGATAAATTTGCCCG
- the recX gene encoding recombination regulator RecX — MPVITKIGRQKKNNERYNLYLDEKYAFSVDEAVLIKYQLTKGKVIEAFTLDEIVFDDEVRKAYNKAINYLSFRMRSEHEVKQKLLQSEFGEAVILEAIRKLYEHGFLNDASFTKALVETQKNSSKKGPAAIRQELKKKGIEKELQEEVLAAYSEEEQVSIAKTLTEKIINQNQNKTPRQIKQKIQENLQRKGYNFGIISQAIESFDLEKKEDEWLEIIAAQGEKIWRKYSAKYSGYDLKNRVKQALYIKGFPSEHIDMYIENKELELQNEQ; from the coding sequence ATGCCGGTTATTACAAAAATAGGACGTCAAAAAAAAAATAATGAACGGTATAATTTATATTTAGATGAAAAGTATGCCTTTAGTGTGGATGAGGCAGTACTGATAAAATATCAGCTTACAAAGGGTAAGGTAATAGAGGCCTTTACCTTAGATGAAATTGTTTTTGATGATGAAGTAAGAAAAGCATATAATAAGGCGATTAATTATTTGAGCTTTCGGATGAGAAGTGAGCATGAGGTAAAGCAAAAATTACTACAAAGTGAGTTTGGAGAAGCGGTCATTTTAGAGGCAATTCGAAAGCTATATGAGCACGGATTTTTGAATGACGCTAGCTTTACGAAGGCTTTAGTAGAAACTCAAAAGAATAGCAGTAAAAAAGGCCCTGCTGCAATTAGACAGGAGCTCAAAAAGAAGGGAATAGAAAAAGAGCTTCAAGAGGAAGTACTTGCCGCTTACTCGGAGGAAGAACAAGTTTCTATTGCTAAAACACTTACAGAAAAAATTATCAATCAAAACCAAAATAAGACTCCACGCCAAATTAAACAAAAGATCCAGGAGAATCTTCAAAGAAAAGGGTATAACTTTGGCATCATTTCTCAGGCAATCGAATCTTTTGATTTAGAGAAAAAGGAAGACGAATGGCTTGAAATAATTGCTGCACAAGGAGAAAAGATTTGGAGAAAGTATTCTGCAAAATATAGCGGCTATGATCTGAAAAATCGTGTGAAACAGGCCCTTTATATAAAAGGTTTCCCGTCAGAGCACATAGATATGTATATAGAAAATAAGGAGCTGGAATTACAAAATGAGCAATAA
- the rlmD gene encoding 23S rRNA (uracil(1939)-C(5))-methyltransferase RlmD, translated as MKEQTAIQVGQQFPLTIKRLGINGEGVGFFKRNVVFVKGALPGEVVTAEVTTVNPKYAEATIKKIRQASPDRVKPPCPVYEACGGCQLQHMTYERELIEKRDIVIQALERYVRDLAPSIEVKPTLGMENPWLYRNKSQFQTRQLGNDVIAGLYAEGSNKLIDINECMVQHPATTKITNEIKAYLKELKIPIYDEKNPQGIVRTIVVRTGMKTGQIQVTLVTTQKKMPNKEDLVQMIRKIDSNIVSISQNINPGKTSLVFGDTTFNLFGKEIIHEKLGELAFDLSARAFFQLNPEQTEHLYDEIEKAAELTGKETVVDAYCGVGTIGLWLAKNAKEVRGMDIIEESIKDAKKNAKRNGFDNTKYVHGTAKKWLKQWQSEGFVPDVLTVDPPRTGLDEELLKTVLEIKPKRFVYTSCNPSTLAKDLQELTKLYDVQYMQPVDMFPQTAHIEVVTLLTLK; from the coding sequence ATGAAAGAACAAACAGCAATACAGGTGGGACAACAATTTCCACTTACTATAAAAAGACTTGGTATTAATGGAGAAGGAGTTGGCTTCTTTAAACGAAATGTAGTTTTCGTTAAGGGAGCACTTCCTGGAGAGGTAGTAACTGCTGAAGTAACTACTGTAAATCCAAAGTATGCGGAAGCAACGATAAAAAAAATTCGTCAAGCTTCTCCAGACAGAGTAAAACCACCATGCCCTGTTTATGAGGCATGTGGAGGTTGCCAGCTTCAACATATGACCTATGAACGAGAGCTTATTGAAAAAAGAGACATAGTCATTCAAGCCCTTGAGCGTTATGTGAGAGACCTTGCTCCGTCAATTGAGGTAAAACCTACACTTGGAATGGAAAATCCTTGGCTGTATCGAAACAAAAGCCAATTCCAAACAAGACAGCTTGGTAATGATGTAATTGCTGGTTTATATGCAGAAGGATCTAACAAGTTAATTGATATTAATGAATGTATGGTTCAACATCCTGCTACCACTAAGATTACAAATGAAATTAAAGCCTACTTAAAAGAGCTTAAAATACCTATATATGACGAGAAAAATCCTCAAGGTATTGTTCGTACTATTGTTGTGAGAACTGGGATGAAAACTGGACAAATTCAAGTAACATTAGTTACAACACAAAAGAAAATGCCCAACAAAGAAGACCTTGTACAAATGATTCGTAAAATCGATTCTAATATCGTATCCATTAGCCAAAATATTAATCCTGGAAAAACATCGTTAGTATTCGGTGACACAACTTTTAATTTATTTGGTAAAGAAATTATTCATGAGAAGCTTGGAGAATTAGCTTTTGACCTATCGGCTCGCGCCTTCTTCCAGCTAAATCCGGAACAAACTGAGCATTTATATGATGAAATTGAAAAGGCAGCCGAATTAACTGGTAAGGAAACTGTCGTTGATGCTTATTGTGGTGTCGGGACAATCGGACTTTGGTTAGCTAAAAATGCTAAAGAGGTTCGTGGTATGGATATTATCGAAGAGTCCATTAAGGACGCTAAGAAAAATGCGAAACGCAACGGCTTTGATAACACAAAGTATGTTCATGGCACTGCAAAGAAATGGTTGAAGCAATGGCAGAGTGAAGGCTTTGTACCTGACGTGCTAACAGTAGATCCTCCTAGAACTGGTTTAGACGAGGAACTACTAAAAACAGTATTAGAGATAAAACCAAAACGCTTTGTTTATACTTCCTGTAACCCTTCAACTCTTGCAAAGGATCTGCAGGAGCTAACGAAGCTTTATGATGTTCAATATATGCAGCCCGTGGACATGTTCCCTCAAACAGCCCATATTGAAGTAGTTACACTACTTACACTTAAATAA
- a CDS encoding polysaccharide deacetylase family protein has protein sequence MWKHHVIGIIIAAFIISLGFSYEPFTAEAKEIHWGFKKARDEVPPEAGAELDALLEKHGAIYKGPANKKVIYLTFDNGYENGYTESILDTLKKENISATFFLTGHYLESATPLVKRMIEDGHQIGNHSYGHPNLAKLSKDEIKKELQKFDNRLKELTSLERTTVTRPPEGIFDEDVLAAANEIGHQHFFWSVAFIDWHRDQKKGGQYAYNELITQIHPGAIILMHTVSPDNAEGLPAFIKEAKKRGYSFGKINDLNISKLDIPEYSLPQ, from the coding sequence ATGTGGAAGCATCATGTAATAGGAATTATTATAGCAGCCTTTATTATAAGCCTCGGCTTTTCCTATGAGCCATTTACCGCGGAAGCAAAAGAAATTCACTGGGGTTTTAAAAAAGCCAGAGATGAGGTACCACCAGAGGCCGGAGCAGAGCTGGATGCATTATTAGAAAAGCATGGAGCCATTTATAAAGGACCAGCTAACAAAAAGGTTATTTACCTGACATTTGATAATGGCTATGAAAACGGCTATACCGAAAGCATTTTAGATACATTAAAGAAAGAGAACATTAGCGCCACCTTCTTTTTAACTGGTCATTACCTCGAAAGTGCCACACCACTAGTAAAACGGATGATTGAAGACGGACATCAAATAGGTAACCATTCCTATGGACATCCAAACCTAGCTAAGCTGTCAAAGGATGAAATAAAAAAGGAATTACAAAAATTTGATAACCGACTAAAGGAGCTCACTTCTTTAGAAAGAACAACTGTCACGAGACCACCGGAAGGAATCTTTGATGAAGATGTACTAGCAGCTGCAAACGAAATTGGTCACCAGCATTTTTTCTGGTCTGTTGCTTTTATCGACTGGCATAGGGATCAAAAAAAGGGTGGACAATATGCTTATAACGAGCTTATTACACAAATCCATCCTGGAGCTATTATTCTTATGCACACGGTTTCGCCTGACAATGCTGAGGGTCTTCCGGCATTTATCAAAGAAGCGAAAAAACGCGGATATTCCTTTGGAAAGATCAATGACCTCAATATATCCAAATTGGATATACCTGAGTATTCTCTTCCACAGTAA